A region from the Salminus brasiliensis chromosome 22, fSalBra1.hap2, whole genome shotgun sequence genome encodes:
- the LOC140544097 gene encoding QRFP-like peptide receptor, producing MNFSSLFATSGPPALANSSLRTTSGHNSSAPHPPPPLPPPVPHPHLPPMDLLFSGREPGTVLLALMYVASFLTGLAGNVTALLALGSRRRGSRMKVMGMRSASSATRRLLANLAACDTLVVCVCMPANLGHHVHRAWPFGEPLCRAVPFVQAVSVAASVLSLAVLGLSRYCGVHSPLRARHAFSGARVGAVIAAVWAVSSGLCLPLLFTNETRTLELPDGARSVTLCVESWSEARLRQGYNFLLFCALYAFPVLFNLVICSLTVRKLWGTKDEPGEFGFTRSGTRLETRKRIAKMVLALVLLFTFSWLPLYVVDIWLDFHMPEDRGRVPERVEHEWVLQGRPFAQWLGLTNSALNPLCYCFVGELRRSARRLAASYRLRVSGLFRKARGSQGSKTCERDCV from the coding sequence ATGAATTTCTCAAGCCTCTTCGCCACATCTGGACCCCCAGCTCTTGCAAACTCGTCCCTCCGGACCACCAGCGGCCACAACAGCAGCGcgcctcatcctcctcctcctctacctCCTCCTGTTCCCCATCCTCATCTCCCTCCCATGGACCTGCTGTTCTCCGGGCGCGAGCCTGGCACCGTTCTCCTCGCGCTCATGTACGTGGCCTCCTTCCTCACGGGTCTGGCGGGAAACGTCACGGCTCTCCTGGCGCTCGGCAGCCGGAGGAGAGGGAGCAGGATGAAAGTGATGGGGATGAGGAGCGCGTCCTCGGCCACCAGGCGCCTGCTCGCCAACCTGGCCGCGTGCGACAcgctggtggtgtgtgtgtgcatgccgGCTAACCTGGGCCACCACGTGCACCGCGCGTGGCCCTTCGGCGAGCCGCTTTGTCGCGCGGTGCCCTTCGTGCAGGCCGTGTCGGTGGCGGCCAGCGTGCTTAGCTTGGCAGTGCTGGGCCTCAGCCGCTACTGCGGCGTGCACAGCCCGCTGCGCGCGCGCCACGCCTTCTCTGGGGCGCGCGTGGGCGCCGTGATCGCGGCCGTGTGGGCCGTCTCCTCGGGCCTGTGCCTGCCGCTGCTCTTCACCAACGAAACACGAACGCTTGAGCTCCCGGACGGCGCGCGCTCCGTGACACTGTGCGTGGAGAGCTGGTCGGAGGCGCGCCTGCGCCAGGGCTACAACTTCCTGCTCTTCTGCGCGCTCTACGCCTTCCCCGTGCTCTTCAACCTGGTCATCTGCTCGCTGACCGTGCGCAAGCTCTGGGGGACCAAGGACGAGCCCGGTGAGTTCGGTTTCACGCGCTCCGGCACGCGCCTGGAAACGCGCAAGAGGATCGCCAAGATGGTGCTGGCGCTTGTGTTGCTCTTCACCTTCTCGTGGCTGCCGCTCTACGTGGTGGACATCTGGCTGGACTTTCACATGCCCGAGGACAGGGGGCGCGTGCCGGAGCGCGTGGAGCACGAGTGGGTGCTGCAGGGCCGACCGTTTGCGCAGTGGCTCGGACTGACCAATTCGGCGCTCAACCCGCTCTGCTATTGCTTCGTGGGCGAGCTGAGGCGCTCCGCGCGGAGACTGGCAGCCAGCTATAGACTCAGGGTGTCCGGCCTGTTTAGGAAGGCCAGGGGCTCGCAGGGCAGCAAGACGTGTGAGCgcgactgtgtgtga